One stretch of Harmonia axyridis chromosome 1, icHarAxyr1.1, whole genome shotgun sequence DNA includes these proteins:
- the LOC123683497 gene encoding ion transport peptide-like produces the protein MNYLSSKVSTTLLWVCMAFIFFFGSSLGNPTNRSSGLLSHHLAKRSFFDIQCKGVYDKSIFARLDRICEDCYNLFREPQVHSLCRKNCFTTDYFKGCLDTLQLSDELQQIQTWIKQLHGADPGV, from the exons ATGAATTACCTCTCATCAAAGGTTTCAACCACTCTGTTGTGGGTGTGCATGGCCTTCATCTTCTTCTTCGGCAGCTCTTTGGGGAATCCAACGAACAGATCTTCGGGTCTGCTATCCCACCACTTAGCCAAGAGATCCTTTTTCGACATTCAATGCAAGGGAGTTTATGACAAGAGTATATTCGCTAGGTTAGATCGCATATGCGAAGACTGCTACAATCTCTTCAGAGAACCCCAAGTACATTCCCTATGCAG gaaaaacTGTTTCACGACAGACTACTTCAAGGGTTGCCTTGACACACTTCAACTCTCAGATGAATTGCAACAAATTCAAACATGGATAAAACAGTTACACGGGGCAGATCCAGGGGTTTAG
- the LOC123684950 gene encoding calcium-independent phospholipase A2-gamma-like isoform X2, translating into MSFSKNIKHYRTLVHTKRSLTSGSTNSINAGKMHQANAKNILLTQSKLIIQLKKYIAKIPEKDLLDHAWNKEFAHFLQRIQPKIYGSDLIRFFTQPTLVENSKTQKTDTKESIPTLSIPDILETLKIKINGTEVPKMKETVPKWLTKPVVSLEMVASRTEHLLTSIKTASNDDDRLSKINEFCEHLKCYSDARHIAVKEGGIRCLLKIRYKGTKSPEVIGALKEALSLLGHSDHVEGMGLRILSIDGGGTRGLLVIQMLKKLEELAGRPILEMFDMICGVSTGAIIASLLVVQKKTLDEIEQIYESIGTQVFTQHPIKGTSNLVWSHSYYNTALWEKLLKDEIGTETMISSQRKPKTPKLLAVSAVMSKSRLAAYIFRNYNLPCKVQSQYFGSANHKVWEAVRASAAAPTYFEEFKLGNMLHQDGGILVNNPTAVAIHEAKLLWPHTPLQCVVSFGTGRTELNSIEPDIDSESASASSWKSKFLAVIDSATDTEGVHSMLSDLLPPRTYYRFNPYLTEMLGISEICPEKMSLLKRDALMYLRRNEEKFQEAADTLNIKKGPLQKLQDYVNLQLEMNGIISSKY; encoded by the exons ATGtctttcagtaaaaatatcaagcATTATCGGACACTAGTGCATACGAAAAG ATCTTTGACTTCTGGAAGTACAAACAGTATAAATGCAGGGAAAATGCATCAAGCAAATGCTAAAAACATACTTTTAACACAATCGAAACTAATCATTCaactaaaaaaatatattgccaAAATACCTGAAAAAGATTTATTGGATCATGCATGGAATAAAGAATTTGCACATTTTTTACAAAGAATTCAACCAAAAATATATGGCAGTGACCTTATACGTTTCTTCACCCAACCAACATtggtagaaaattcaaaaacacaaaaaaccGACACTAAAGAATCTATTCCAACTCTTTCAATACCAGATAttctagaaacattgaaaattaaaataaatggtACAGAAGTGCCTAAAATGAAAGAAACTGTACCTAAGTGGTTGACGAAGCCAGTTGTATCATTG GAAATGGTTGCCTCAAGAACTGAACATTTATTAACTTCAATTAAAACGGCATCAAATGATGATGATAGATTGTCAAAGATTAATGAATTCTGTGAGCACTTGAAATGTTACAGCGATGCAAGGCACATTGCTGTTAAA GAAGGTGGTATTAGATGCTTGCTGAAAATACGTTATAAAGGAACAAAGAGTCCAGAAGTTATAGGTGCTCTCAAAGAGGCACTAAGTCTTTTAGGTCATAGTGATCATGTTGAAGGAATGGGATTAAGAATATTATCAATAGATGGAGGGGGTACTAGAGGGTTATTAGTCATACAAATGCTcaaaaaattagaagaattaGCTGGAAGACCTATTCTAGAAATGTTTGATATGATTTGTGGAGTCAGTACCGGCGCCATCATAGCTAGTTTATTAG ttgttcaaaaaaaaacattagatGAAATAGAACAAATATATGAAAGTATAGGAACTCAAGTATTCACTCAACACCCTATAAAGGGTACAAGTAATTTAGTTTGGAGTCACTCTTATTATAATACTGCTTTGTGGGAGAAACTACTCAAAGATGAAATTGGAACAGAAACAATGATTAGTTCACAAAGAAAACCAAAAACTCCTAAA cTTTTGGCAGTATCAGCTGTTATGAGTAAATCAAGGCTAGCAGCTTACATATTTAGGAACTACAATTTGCCTTGTAAAGTACAGAGTCAATATTTTGGAAGTGCAAATCATAAAGTTTGGGAAGCTGTAAGAGCTTCAGCTGCAGCACCtacttattttgaagaatttaaaTTGGGAAATATGTTACATCAG GATGGTGGTATTCTGGTGAATAACCCCACAGCTGTTGCAATTCATGAAGCTAAGTTATTATGGCCTCACACTCCTTTACAATGTGTGGTTTCTTTCGGTACAGGAAGGACTGAGCTAAACTCAATAGAACCTGATATAGATTCTGAATCTGCGAGTGCTTCTTCTTGGAAAAGTAAATTTTTGGCAGTAATTGATAGTGCCACTGATACTGAAG gGGTTCACTCCATGTTGTCAGATTTGTTACCACCAAGGACTTATTATAGGTTTAACCCATATTTGACAGAGATGTTAGGAATTTCAGAAATTTGTCCTGAAAAAATGAGTCTGCTGAAAAGGGATGCATTGATGTACTTaagaagaaatgaagaaaaattccaAGAAGCTGCAGATACCTTAAATATCAAAAAAGGTCCATTACAAAAACTTCAGGATTATGTTAATTTACAGTTAGAAATGAATGGCATCATTTCTTCAAAGTACTGA
- the LOC123671696 gene encoding protein tamozhennic isoform X1, translating into MKIQEILNFRYNMVIMDNFYQQDKLSELWNKIDHYHLKFLDIEESPEKIEMRNKLEALIREFLCIVSHKQKFFLPVTYEVLFRSSQGLSDFSGYKAATGFNAVQLYAGNLFSQPWRKEYKQIRKYSGFFKHHVEANLINGELLLEAMGYKSKALSTLILDEPLNLDRIISVSKDCLIAYVECQIMKAIWEEMTASNINISWNEILEFRQTHLCCPEQSIKSLKYGYQQKHFQDHSRVGPQGNMNLYHVPQSYSNHSLSPLTNHEPPPMVPPHYLYGVNGCCQNACMSYAQMACPQHLSMSYASQLIKPQFNSTGYYYANGPTNHHAMYNPNPVPIAQLIEVEPQNNYDVVDRPGHSRIQRPHNMGDMYANYNAADLIARDNRDSDKTDSQFEDWDYVYRTLETQGYNKDLGERGDVLSRGLEGRTKMDSKSSDKKKKEKETLKKTKLPNSEMSINNLTLSSRSKQNTLDKTNKQRKMSDSKSQIDVSPASSYDNLSPNDKKQLGRISKTPIPKTKMENLDKSIITKQTSKTIKKEDKRKIENSDWECKVCTFLNKSSTNICEMCSKSRCNIEEEIEVGGPECENCTLVNAKDAKVCQACGKSLENSPTRV; encoded by the exons ATGAAG attcaagaaattttgaacTTTCGTTATAATATGGTAATTATGGACAATTTCTACCAACAGGACAAATTGTCTGAATTATGGAATAAAATTGATCATTATCATCTCAAATTTTTGGATATTGAAGAAAGTCCAGAGAAAATCGAAATGCGAAATAAATTAGAAG CTTTGATCAGGGAATTTTTATGCATAGTGTCGCATAAGCAAAAATTCTTTTTACCAGTCACATATGAAGTATTATTCAGATCTTCGCAAGGATTATCAGATTTCAGTGGATACAAAGCAGCAACTGGATTCAATGCTGTACAACTCTATGctggaaatttattttctcagCCTTGGAGAAAAGAATACAAGCAAATTAGA aaatattctggcttttTCAAGCATCATGTGGAGGCCAACTTAATAAATGGAGAATTACTGTTAGAAGCAATGGGATACAAGTCAAAGGCCCTTTCCACGTTAATTCTTGATGAACCACTAAATCTTGATCGGATAATTTCAGTTTCGAAAGATTGTTTAATAGCCTATGTTGAATGTCAG ATTATGAAAGCCATTTGGGAGGAAATGACAGCATCAAATATTAACATTTCATGGaatgaaattcttgaatttcGCCAAACACATCTCTGTTGTCCAGAACAATCAATAAAATCTCTTAAATATGGTtatcaacaaaaacattttcaagatcATAGTCGTGTAGGGCCACAGGGAAATATGAATTTATATCATGTACCACAAAGTTATTCCAACCATTCTTTATCACCTTTAACAAACCATGAACCACCACCTATGGTTCCACCTCATTATTTATATGGAGTCAATGGTTGCTGTCAAAACGCCTGCATGTCTTATGCCCAAATGGCATGCCCTCAACATTTAAGTATGTCTTATGCTTCCCAATTGATTAAACCACAATTTAATTCAACTGGTTATTATTATGCTAATGGACCAACAAATCATCATGCCATGTATAATCCAAATCCAGTTCCAATTGCACAGTTGATTGAGGTGGAACCTCAAAATAATTATGATGTAGTTGATAGGCCAGGTCACTCAAGAATTCAGAGGCCCCACAATATGGGAGATATGTACGCCAATTATAATGCAGCAGATTTAATTGCTAGAGATAACAGGGATTCTGATAAGACTGACTCTCAGTTTGAAGATTGGGATTATGTTTATAGAACTTTAGAGACACAAGGTTACAATAAAGATTTAGGTGAAAGAGGGGATGTCCTGAGTCGAGGATTAGAAGGAAGGACAAAAATGGATTCCAAGAGCTccgataagaaaaaaaaagaaaaagaaacattaaaaaaaaccaaattacCAAACTCTGAGATGTCAATAAATAATTTGACTCTTAGTAGCAGATCAAAGCAAAACACACTTGACAAAACAAATAAACAGAGGAAGATGTCGGATTCTAAGTCACAAATAGATGTGTCACCAGCCAGTTCATATGATAATTTATCTCCTAACGATAAGAAACAGCTCGgaagaatttcaaaaactcCCATTCCCAAAACAAAAATGGAGAATTTGGATAAGTCTATAATTACAAAACAAACATCTAAAACTATTAAAAAAGAAGACAAACGGAAAATAGAAAATTCCGATTGGGAGTGTAAGGTGTGCACATTTTTAAATAAAAGTTCAACaaatatctgtgaaatgtgTAGCAAGTCAAGGTGCAATATAGAAGAGGAAATTGAGGTAGGAGGACCTGAGTGTGAAAATTGCACTTTAGTGAATGCTAAAGATGCCAAAGTATGTCAGGCTTGTGGaaaaagtttggaaaattcaccTACTAGAGTCTGA
- the LOC123671696 gene encoding protein tamozhennic isoform X2, with protein sequence MVIMDNFYQQDKLSELWNKIDHYHLKFLDIEESPEKIEMRNKLEALIREFLCIVSHKQKFFLPVTYEVLFRSSQGLSDFSGYKAATGFNAVQLYAGNLFSQPWRKEYKQIRKYSGFFKHHVEANLINGELLLEAMGYKSKALSTLILDEPLNLDRIISVSKDCLIAYVECQIMKAIWEEMTASNINISWNEILEFRQTHLCCPEQSIKSLKYGYQQKHFQDHSRVGPQGNMNLYHVPQSYSNHSLSPLTNHEPPPMVPPHYLYGVNGCCQNACMSYAQMACPQHLSMSYASQLIKPQFNSTGYYYANGPTNHHAMYNPNPVPIAQLIEVEPQNNYDVVDRPGHSRIQRPHNMGDMYANYNAADLIARDNRDSDKTDSQFEDWDYVYRTLETQGYNKDLGERGDVLSRGLEGRTKMDSKSSDKKKKEKETLKKTKLPNSEMSINNLTLSSRSKQNTLDKTNKQRKMSDSKSQIDVSPASSYDNLSPNDKKQLGRISKTPIPKTKMENLDKSIITKQTSKTIKKEDKRKIENSDWECKVCTFLNKSSTNICEMCSKSRCNIEEEIEVGGPECENCTLVNAKDAKVCQACGKSLENSPTRV encoded by the exons ATGGTAATTATGGACAATTTCTACCAACAGGACAAATTGTCTGAATTATGGAATAAAATTGATCATTATCATCTCAAATTTTTGGATATTGAAGAAAGTCCAGAGAAAATCGAAATGCGAAATAAATTAGAAG CTTTGATCAGGGAATTTTTATGCATAGTGTCGCATAAGCAAAAATTCTTTTTACCAGTCACATATGAAGTATTATTCAGATCTTCGCAAGGATTATCAGATTTCAGTGGATACAAAGCAGCAACTGGATTCAATGCTGTACAACTCTATGctggaaatttattttctcagCCTTGGAGAAAAGAATACAAGCAAATTAGA aaatattctggcttttTCAAGCATCATGTGGAGGCCAACTTAATAAATGGAGAATTACTGTTAGAAGCAATGGGATACAAGTCAAAGGCCCTTTCCACGTTAATTCTTGATGAACCACTAAATCTTGATCGGATAATTTCAGTTTCGAAAGATTGTTTAATAGCCTATGTTGAATGTCAG ATTATGAAAGCCATTTGGGAGGAAATGACAGCATCAAATATTAACATTTCATGGaatgaaattcttgaatttcGCCAAACACATCTCTGTTGTCCAGAACAATCAATAAAATCTCTTAAATATGGTtatcaacaaaaacattttcaagatcATAGTCGTGTAGGGCCACAGGGAAATATGAATTTATATCATGTACCACAAAGTTATTCCAACCATTCTTTATCACCTTTAACAAACCATGAACCACCACCTATGGTTCCACCTCATTATTTATATGGAGTCAATGGTTGCTGTCAAAACGCCTGCATGTCTTATGCCCAAATGGCATGCCCTCAACATTTAAGTATGTCTTATGCTTCCCAATTGATTAAACCACAATTTAATTCAACTGGTTATTATTATGCTAATGGACCAACAAATCATCATGCCATGTATAATCCAAATCCAGTTCCAATTGCACAGTTGATTGAGGTGGAACCTCAAAATAATTATGATGTAGTTGATAGGCCAGGTCACTCAAGAATTCAGAGGCCCCACAATATGGGAGATATGTACGCCAATTATAATGCAGCAGATTTAATTGCTAGAGATAACAGGGATTCTGATAAGACTGACTCTCAGTTTGAAGATTGGGATTATGTTTATAGAACTTTAGAGACACAAGGTTACAATAAAGATTTAGGTGAAAGAGGGGATGTCCTGAGTCGAGGATTAGAAGGAAGGACAAAAATGGATTCCAAGAGCTccgataagaaaaaaaaagaaaaagaaacattaaaaaaaaccaaattacCAAACTCTGAGATGTCAATAAATAATTTGACTCTTAGTAGCAGATCAAAGCAAAACACACTTGACAAAACAAATAAACAGAGGAAGATGTCGGATTCTAAGTCACAAATAGATGTGTCACCAGCCAGTTCATATGATAATTTATCTCCTAACGATAAGAAACAGCTCGgaagaatttcaaaaactcCCATTCCCAAAACAAAAATGGAGAATTTGGATAAGTCTATAATTACAAAACAAACATCTAAAACTATTAAAAAAGAAGACAAACGGAAAATAGAAAATTCCGATTGGGAGTGTAAGGTGTGCACATTTTTAAATAAAAGTTCAACaaatatctgtgaaatgtgTAGCAAGTCAAGGTGCAATATAGAAGAGGAAATTGAGGTAGGAGGACCTGAGTGTGAAAATTGCACTTTAGTGAATGCTAAAGATGCCAAAGTATGTCAGGCTTGTGGaaaaagtttggaaaattcaccTACTAGAGTCTGA
- the LOC123684950 gene encoding calcium-independent phospholipase A2-gamma-like isoform X3, with protein MHQANAKNILLTQSKLIIQLKKYIAKIPEKDLLDHAWNKEFAHFLQRIQPKIYGSDLIRFFTQPTLVENSKTQKTDTKESIPTLSIPDILETLKIKINGTEVPKMKETVPKWLTKPVVSLEMVASRTEHLLTSIKTASNDDDRLSKINEFCEHLKCYSDARHIAVKEGGIRCLLKIRYKGTKSPEVIGALKEALSLLGHSDHVEGMGLRILSIDGGGTRGLLVIQMLKKLEELAGRPILEMFDMICGVSTGAIIASLLVVQKKTLDEIEQIYESIGTQVFTQHPIKGTSNLVWSHSYYNTALWEKLLKDEIGTETMISSQRKPKTPKLLAVSAVMSKSRLAAYIFRNYNLPCKVQSQYFGSANHKVWEAVRASAAAPTYFEEFKLGNMLHQDGGILVNNPTAVAIHEAKLLWPHTPLQCVVSFGTGRTELNSIEPDIDSESASASSWKSKFLAVIDSATDTEGVHSMLSDLLPPRTYYRFNPYLTEMLGISEICPEKMSLLKRDALMYLRRNEEKFQEAADTLNIKKGPLQKLQDYVNLQLEMNGIISSKY; from the exons ATGCATCAAGCAAATGCTAAAAACATACTTTTAACACAATCGAAACTAATCATTCaactaaaaaaatatattgccaAAATACCTGAAAAAGATTTATTGGATCATGCATGGAATAAAGAATTTGCACATTTTTTACAAAGAATTCAACCAAAAATATATGGCAGTGACCTTATACGTTTCTTCACCCAACCAACATtggtagaaaattcaaaaacacaaaaaaccGACACTAAAGAATCTATTCCAACTCTTTCAATACCAGATAttctagaaacattgaaaattaaaataaatggtACAGAAGTGCCTAAAATGAAAGAAACTGTACCTAAGTGGTTGACGAAGCCAGTTGTATCATTG GAAATGGTTGCCTCAAGAACTGAACATTTATTAACTTCAATTAAAACGGCATCAAATGATGATGATAGATTGTCAAAGATTAATGAATTCTGTGAGCACTTGAAATGTTACAGCGATGCAAGGCACATTGCTGTTAAA GAAGGTGGTATTAGATGCTTGCTGAAAATACGTTATAAAGGAACAAAGAGTCCAGAAGTTATAGGTGCTCTCAAAGAGGCACTAAGTCTTTTAGGTCATAGTGATCATGTTGAAGGAATGGGATTAAGAATATTATCAATAGATGGAGGGGGTACTAGAGGGTTATTAGTCATACAAATGCTcaaaaaattagaagaattaGCTGGAAGACCTATTCTAGAAATGTTTGATATGATTTGTGGAGTCAGTACCGGCGCCATCATAGCTAGTTTATTAG ttgttcaaaaaaaaacattagatGAAATAGAACAAATATATGAAAGTATAGGAACTCAAGTATTCACTCAACACCCTATAAAGGGTACAAGTAATTTAGTTTGGAGTCACTCTTATTATAATACTGCTTTGTGGGAGAAACTACTCAAAGATGAAATTGGAACAGAAACAATGATTAGTTCACAAAGAAAACCAAAAACTCCTAAA cTTTTGGCAGTATCAGCTGTTATGAGTAAATCAAGGCTAGCAGCTTACATATTTAGGAACTACAATTTGCCTTGTAAAGTACAGAGTCAATATTTTGGAAGTGCAAATCATAAAGTTTGGGAAGCTGTAAGAGCTTCAGCTGCAGCACCtacttattttgaagaatttaaaTTGGGAAATATGTTACATCAG GATGGTGGTATTCTGGTGAATAACCCCACAGCTGTTGCAATTCATGAAGCTAAGTTATTATGGCCTCACACTCCTTTACAATGTGTGGTTTCTTTCGGTACAGGAAGGACTGAGCTAAACTCAATAGAACCTGATATAGATTCTGAATCTGCGAGTGCTTCTTCTTGGAAAAGTAAATTTTTGGCAGTAATTGATAGTGCCACTGATACTGAAG gGGTTCACTCCATGTTGTCAGATTTGTTACCACCAAGGACTTATTATAGGTTTAACCCATATTTGACAGAGATGTTAGGAATTTCAGAAATTTGTCCTGAAAAAATGAGTCTGCTGAAAAGGGATGCATTGATGTACTTaagaagaaatgaagaaaaattccaAGAAGCTGCAGATACCTTAAATATCAAAAAAGGTCCATTACAAAAACTTCAGGATTATGTTAATTTACAGTTAGAAATGAATGGCATCATTTCTTCAAAGTACTGA
- the LOC123684950 gene encoding calcium-independent phospholipase A2-gamma-like isoform X1 — MFKWFVDSLFAGLKLVRKIFLFVFFPILFIYRSLTSGSTNSINAGKMHQANAKNILLTQSKLIIQLKKYIAKIPEKDLLDHAWNKEFAHFLQRIQPKIYGSDLIRFFTQPTLVENSKTQKTDTKESIPTLSIPDILETLKIKINGTEVPKMKETVPKWLTKPVVSLEMVASRTEHLLTSIKTASNDDDRLSKINEFCEHLKCYSDARHIAVKEGGIRCLLKIRYKGTKSPEVIGALKEALSLLGHSDHVEGMGLRILSIDGGGTRGLLVIQMLKKLEELAGRPILEMFDMICGVSTGAIIASLLVVQKKTLDEIEQIYESIGTQVFTQHPIKGTSNLVWSHSYYNTALWEKLLKDEIGTETMISSQRKPKTPKLLAVSAVMSKSRLAAYIFRNYNLPCKVQSQYFGSANHKVWEAVRASAAAPTYFEEFKLGNMLHQDGGILVNNPTAVAIHEAKLLWPHTPLQCVVSFGTGRTELNSIEPDIDSESASASSWKSKFLAVIDSATDTEGVHSMLSDLLPPRTYYRFNPYLTEMLGISEICPEKMSLLKRDALMYLRRNEEKFQEAADTLNIKKGPLQKLQDYVNLQLEMNGIISSKY; from the exons ATGTTCAAGTGGTTCGTGGATTCGCTTTTTGCTGGTTTGAAATTGGTTCGGAAGATATTCCTATTTGtgttttttccaatattatttatttatag ATCTTTGACTTCTGGAAGTACAAACAGTATAAATGCAGGGAAAATGCATCAAGCAAATGCTAAAAACATACTTTTAACACAATCGAAACTAATCATTCaactaaaaaaatatattgccaAAATACCTGAAAAAGATTTATTGGATCATGCATGGAATAAAGAATTTGCACATTTTTTACAAAGAATTCAACCAAAAATATATGGCAGTGACCTTATACGTTTCTTCACCCAACCAACATtggtagaaaattcaaaaacacaaaaaaccGACACTAAAGAATCTATTCCAACTCTTTCAATACCAGATAttctagaaacattgaaaattaaaataaatggtACAGAAGTGCCTAAAATGAAAGAAACTGTACCTAAGTGGTTGACGAAGCCAGTTGTATCATTG GAAATGGTTGCCTCAAGAACTGAACATTTATTAACTTCAATTAAAACGGCATCAAATGATGATGATAGATTGTCAAAGATTAATGAATTCTGTGAGCACTTGAAATGTTACAGCGATGCAAGGCACATTGCTGTTAAA GAAGGTGGTATTAGATGCTTGCTGAAAATACGTTATAAAGGAACAAAGAGTCCAGAAGTTATAGGTGCTCTCAAAGAGGCACTAAGTCTTTTAGGTCATAGTGATCATGTTGAAGGAATGGGATTAAGAATATTATCAATAGATGGAGGGGGTACTAGAGGGTTATTAGTCATACAAATGCTcaaaaaattagaagaattaGCTGGAAGACCTATTCTAGAAATGTTTGATATGATTTGTGGAGTCAGTACCGGCGCCATCATAGCTAGTTTATTAG ttgttcaaaaaaaaacattagatGAAATAGAACAAATATATGAAAGTATAGGAACTCAAGTATTCACTCAACACCCTATAAAGGGTACAAGTAATTTAGTTTGGAGTCACTCTTATTATAATACTGCTTTGTGGGAGAAACTACTCAAAGATGAAATTGGAACAGAAACAATGATTAGTTCACAAAGAAAACCAAAAACTCCTAAA cTTTTGGCAGTATCAGCTGTTATGAGTAAATCAAGGCTAGCAGCTTACATATTTAGGAACTACAATTTGCCTTGTAAAGTACAGAGTCAATATTTTGGAAGTGCAAATCATAAAGTTTGGGAAGCTGTAAGAGCTTCAGCTGCAGCACCtacttattttgaagaatttaaaTTGGGAAATATGTTACATCAG GATGGTGGTATTCTGGTGAATAACCCCACAGCTGTTGCAATTCATGAAGCTAAGTTATTATGGCCTCACACTCCTTTACAATGTGTGGTTTCTTTCGGTACAGGAAGGACTGAGCTAAACTCAATAGAACCTGATATAGATTCTGAATCTGCGAGTGCTTCTTCTTGGAAAAGTAAATTTTTGGCAGTAATTGATAGTGCCACTGATACTGAAG gGGTTCACTCCATGTTGTCAGATTTGTTACCACCAAGGACTTATTATAGGTTTAACCCATATTTGACAGAGATGTTAGGAATTTCAGAAATTTGTCCTGAAAAAATGAGTCTGCTGAAAAGGGATGCATTGATGTACTTaagaagaaatgaagaaaaattccaAGAAGCTGCAGATACCTTAAATATCAAAAAAGGTCCATTACAAAAACTTCAGGATTATGTTAATTTACAGTTAGAAATGAATGGCATCATTTCTTCAAAGTACTGA
- the LOC123688773 gene encoding calcium-independent phospholipase A2-gamma-like, with the protein MNKMSFNHEKILNVLKTSLYKIASKEVLLKIIRKDLSLYIQKVALLRNSNGIIQNFKFSKAVIKSVQLKEDEEAVEDSRISQKIANNVLNIETSSPLQWKTEISKPIIISQTQHILESIQEAQTNSSFQARVGAFISFIHKVPGARIISVKEGAIRILLNARERFKDKDLAAVREALALLGYTDPVPGKGIRVLSIDGGGIRGLLVLEMLKKLEELTGKRIYELFDLICGTSTGAILSFSMGIYHKSMDEIAEGYLQISNEVFKQSPLWGTGNLVWTQSYYSTPLWEKNLKKYLGDFRLSETARDPLCPKLCAVSAVVNQSNLSAYIFRNYSLPWKVHSQYLGSSNHLVWEAARASAAAPTYFEEFKLGDFIHQDGGIIANNPTAIAIHEAKLLWPNHPIQCVVSFGTGRTIPYNNYKNKNQSIDPSVNTTWKNKFLKIVDSATDTEGIHTILSDLLPENVYYRFNPYLTEMISMVEIDEKKLEQMKRDALMYLRRNEDKFHGAAKALSEPKSYFQKKLDWMKVKRHSYEF; encoded by the exons ATGAATAAgatgtcatttaatcatgaaaaaattCTGAATGTATTGAAAACCTCTTTGTATAAAATTGCTAGCAAAGAGGTATTGCTGAAGATTATAAGAAAGGACTTGTCGCTATATATCCAGAAGGTTGCCTTGTTGAGAAATTCTAATGGAATTATTCAGAATTTTAAATTCTCCAAAGCTGTTATAAAATCTGTACAGCTAAAAGAAGATGAAGAAGCCGTGGAAGATTCAcgtatttctcaaaaaattgcaaataatgttcTAAATATTGAAACATCAAGCCCTTtgcaatggaaaacagaaatttCTAAG cctATAATAATATCACAGACTCAACATATTCTTGAATCAATACAAGAAGCACAAACAAACTCTTCTTTCCAAGCAAGGGTAGGAGCATTCATATCGTTTATCCATAAAGTGCCTGGTGCTCGCATTATTTCAGTGAAA gaagGAGCTATAAGAATATTGTTGAATGCTCGTGAGAGATTCAAAGATAAGGATCTGGCAGCTGTTCGTGAAGCTTTGGCACTTTTAGGCTATACAGATCCTGTTCCAGGAAAGGGAATTCGTGTACTCAGTATAGATGGAGGTGGTATAAGAGGATTGCTTGTATTAGAGATGCTGAAGAAACTTGAAGAGTTAACTGGAAAACGAATATATGagttatttgatttgatttgtggAACAAGCACAGGAGCCATTCTGTCTTTTTCCATGG GCATCTACCATAAGTCGATGGACGAAATAGCAGAAGGTTACTTGCAAATAAGCAATGAAGTTTTCAAACAGTCTCCTTTATGGGGGACAGGAAATCTTGTTTGGACTCAATCTTATTATAGTACCCCTTTATGGGAAAAAAATCTCAAGAAATACCTTGGAGATTTCAGGTTATCAGAAACTGCTCGTGATCCTCTGTGTCCAAAG CTCTGTGCGGTGTCAGCAGTTGTAAATCAGTCCAATTTGTCAGCTTACATTTTTAGAAATTATTCATTACCTTGGAAAGTACACTCTCAGTATTTAGGAAGCAGTAACCATTTGGTATGGGAAGCAGCTAGAGCTTCAGCAGCTGCACCAACTTATTTCGAAGAATTCAAGTTGGGtgattttattcatcaa GATGGTGGGATCATAGCTAACAATCCAACGGCTATTGCTATTCACGAGGCAAAATTACTGTGGCCTAATCATCCTATTCAATGTGTTGTATCATTTGGTACTGGCAGAACGATACCAtacaataattataaaaataaaaaccaatCCATTGATCCCTCCGTTAATACAACTTGGAAGAATAAGTTTCTTAAAATTGTGGATAGTGCAACAGATACAGAAG GTATTCATACAATATTGAGTGATCTATTGCCAGAGAATGTTTACTATAGATTCAACCCATATCTAACAGAAATGATCAGTATGGTTGAGATAGATGAGAAAAAGCTAGAACAGATGAAGAGAGATGCGTTGATGTATTTGAGACGGAATGAGGATAAATTCCATGGTGCGGCAAAGGCATTATCAGAACCAAagagttattttcaaaaaaaattggattggaTGAAAGTCAAGAGGCATTCATATGAATTTTAA